A genomic region of Pseudomonas sp. KU43P contains the following coding sequences:
- a CDS encoding ACP phosphodiesterase gives MNYLAHLHLGGPAPQQLLGSLYGDFVKGSLEGRFPPALEAAIRLHRHIDSYTDQHPLVLAALARFPRERRRFAGIVLDVFFDHCLARHWGDYAEQPLAQFTDDFYRVLLAEPELPGRLARIAPFMAADDWLGAYGDFDTLEQVFKGIARRLSRPEGLTGVMGELERLYEPLLADFREFYPQLQAFAAAGRMAER, from the coding sequence ATGAACTACCTCGCACACCTGCACCTGGGCGGCCCTGCGCCGCAACAGCTACTTGGCAGCCTCTATGGCGACTTCGTCAAAGGCTCGCTGGAAGGGCGTTTTCCGCCTGCGTTGGAGGCGGCGATACGCCTGCACCGGCATATCGACAGCTACACCGACCAGCACCCGTTGGTATTGGCAGCGCTCGCGCGTTTTCCCCGCGAGCGGCGGCGCTTTGCCGGGATCGTGCTGGATGTGTTCTTCGACCATTGCCTGGCGCGACACTGGGGGGATTACGCCGAACAGCCGCTGGCGCAGTTCACGGATGATTTCTACCGGGTGTTGCTGGCGGAGCCCGAGTTGCCTGGGCGGCTGGCACGGATTGCACCGTTCATGGCGGCGGATGACTGGTTGGGGGCGTATGGCGATTTCGACACCCTGGAGCAGGTGTTCAAAGGGATTGCCCGGCGCTTGTCGCGGCCGGAGGGCCTGACGGGGGTGATGGGCGAGCTGGAGCGGTTGTACGAGCCGTTGCTGGCGGATTTCCGCGAGTTTTATCCGCAATTGCAGGCATTTGCGGCGGCGGGGCGGATGGCCGAGCGCTGA
- a CDS encoding ArsR/SmtB family transcription factor — protein sequence MPLDLDEIIKALAHPVRREILHWLKDPDAQFPDQHHSTEHGVCAGQIDQRCGLSQSTVSAHLATLQRAGLISSQKIGQWHFFKRNETTIQAFLEQLRQAL from the coding sequence ATGCCCCTTGATCTCGACGAAATCATCAAAGCCCTGGCCCACCCGGTCCGGCGCGAAATACTCCACTGGCTGAAGGACCCGGACGCGCAATTCCCTGACCAGCACCACAGCACTGAACACGGTGTCTGTGCCGGGCAGATCGATCAGCGCTGCGGCCTGTCGCAGTCGACCGTCTCCGCCCACCTGGCCACCTTGCAACGGGCAGGTCTGATCAGCAGCCAGAAGATCGGCCAATGGCACTTCTTCAAACGCAACGAAACCACCATTCAGGCGTTCCTCGAACAACTGCGCCAAGCACTCTGA
- a CDS encoding alkene reductase: MTTLFDPITLGDVQLPNRIIMAPLTRCRADEGRVPNALMAEYYVQRASAGLILSEATSVSPMGVGYPDTPGIWNDQQVRGWNNVTKAVHGAGGRIFLQLWHVGRISHPSYLNGELPVAPSAIQPKGHVSLVRPITEYPTPRALETEEIADIVEAYRSGAENAKAAGFDGVEIHGANGYLLDQFLQSSTNQRTDRYGGSLENRARLLLEVTDVAIEVWGAGRVGVHLAPRADSHDMGDADRAQTFTYVAQELGKRGIAFICSREKEADDSIGPLIKEAFGGPYIVNERFDKASANAALANGRADAVAFGVPFIANPDLPARLAADAPLNQAHPETFYAKGPVGYIDYPRL; encoded by the coding sequence ATGACCACGCTTTTCGATCCGATCACGCTGGGCGACGTGCAATTGCCCAACCGCATCATCATGGCGCCGCTGACCCGCTGCCGCGCCGACGAAGGCCGGGTGCCCAACGCCCTGATGGCCGAGTACTACGTTCAGCGCGCCAGCGCCGGCCTGATCCTCAGCGAAGCCACTTCGGTTTCGCCGATGGGCGTCGGCTACCCGGACACCCCCGGCATCTGGAACGACCAGCAGGTGCGCGGCTGGAACAATGTCACCAAGGCCGTGCACGGTGCTGGCGGGCGCATCTTCCTGCAGTTGTGGCACGTGGGCCGTATCTCCCACCCCAGCTACCTGAATGGCGAGCTCCCGGTTGCGCCCAGTGCGATCCAGCCCAAGGGCCATGTCAGCTTGGTGCGCCCGATCACCGAATACCCCACTCCGCGTGCGCTGGAAACCGAAGAGATCGCCGACATCGTCGAGGCCTACCGCAGCGGCGCCGAAAACGCCAAGGCAGCAGGCTTCGATGGTGTGGAAATCCATGGTGCCAACGGCTACCTGCTCGACCAGTTCTTGCAGAGCAGCACCAACCAGCGCACCGACCGCTACGGTGGCTCGCTGGAGAACCGCGCGCGGCTGCTGCTGGAAGTGACCGACGTGGCCATCGAGGTGTGGGGTGCGGGGCGCGTGGGTGTGCATCTGGCGCCGCGAGCCGACTCGCATGACATGGGTGATGCCGACCGTGCGCAAACCTTCACTTACGTGGCGCAGGAACTGGGCAAGCGTGGCATCGCCTTCATCTGCTCGCGGGAGAAGGAAGCGGATGACAGCATCGGCCCGCTGATCAAGGAAGCGTTCGGCGGCCCGTATATCGTCAACGAGCGGTTCGACAAGGCCAGTGCCAATGCCGCGTTGGCCAATGGTCGGGCGGATGCGGTGGCGTTCGGCGTGCCGTTCATTGCCAACCCTGATCTGCCAGCGCGCTTGGCGGCCGATGCGCCGTTGAACCAGGCGCATCCGGAGACGTTCTATGCAAAGGGGCCGGTGGGGTATATCGATTATCCGCGCCTGTAA
- a CDS encoding ATPase: protein MRNDAHDDFDDVPTLRAGTPDDDELLPAHVSRSRQKAAKPVSTGPLWALLGASFIALAGLGWWSFQQISLMEQQLVATQESFARISEEAAGRLQAISGKVDASESTVNTGSEALKLQIRQLQASLAEQGKQQQGVAGQAGDLGKRLEQVLADTREQQKVVTELQTQLQAQLKAVNGELAALKSGQVDGGKLDGQLKSLNDEVAALKKQGNQKAAIESLEQDVLVLKSQADNRPAAASGGASVQEFDAFRGQTTRSINTLQSQIQNLQQQINARP, encoded by the coding sequence ATGCGTAACGATGCCCACGACGATTTCGATGACGTGCCCACTCTGCGGGCCGGTACTCCTGATGACGACGAACTGCTGCCGGCGCACGTTTCGCGCAGCCGTCAGAAAGCCGCGAAGCCAGTCAGCACAGGCCCCCTCTGGGCGCTGCTGGGCGCATCGTTCATCGCACTGGCGGGCCTGGGCTGGTGGAGTTTCCAGCAGATTTCGCTGATGGAGCAACAACTGGTGGCTACCCAGGAAAGCTTTGCACGCATCAGTGAAGAAGCTGCCGGGCGTTTGCAGGCCATCAGCGGCAAGGTCGATGCCAGTGAGTCCACGGTCAATACCGGCAGTGAGGCGTTGAAGCTGCAGATCCGCCAACTGCAGGCCAGCCTGGCCGAGCAGGGCAAGCAGCAGCAGGGCGTGGCCGGGCAGGCGGGCGACCTGGGCAAGCGCCTGGAGCAGGTGCTGGCCGATACCCGTGAACAACAAAAGGTAGTGACCGAACTTCAGACGCAGCTACAGGCACAGTTGAAGGCGGTTAATGGCGAGCTGGCAGCGCTGAAATCGGGGCAGGTGGACGGCGGCAAGCTGGATGGTCAGCTCAAGAGCCTGAACGATGAAGTGGCGGCGCTGAAGAAACAGGGTAACCAGAAGGCAGCGATCGAGAGCCTGGAGCAGGATGTGCTGGTATTGAAGAGCCAGGCCGACAACCGACCGGCAGCGGCTTCGGGTGGTGCTTCGGTGCAGGAGTTCGATGCGTTTCGTGGGCAGACAACCCGCAGCATCAATACCCTTCAGAGCCAAATTCAGAATTTGCAGCAGCAGATCAATGCTCGGCCTTGA
- a CDS encoding NAD-dependent epimerase/dehydratase family protein, with protein sequence MRILVTGASGFIGGRFARFALEQGLDVRVSGRRAEGVEHLVKRGAQFIPGDLGDAELARRLCQGVEAVVHCAGAVGSWGRYQDFHQGNVVVTENIVEGCLKEHVRRLVHLSSPSIYFNGRSRLDVREDQVPRRFHGHYALTKHLAEQKVFGAQEFGLEVLALRPRFVTGAGDASLFPRLMQMQRKGRVAIIGNGLNKVDFTSVHNLNEALLSALFADDRALGQAYNISNGHPLPLWDVVNYVMRQMHLPQVTRYRSYGLAYSLAALNEGACMLWPGRPQPTLSRLGMQVMSRDFTLDISRARQYLDYQPKVSLWTALDEFCAWWKHQPLGQ encoded by the coding sequence ATGCGAATTCTGGTCACTGGCGCGAGCGGCTTCATCGGTGGGCGCTTTGCGCGCTTTGCCCTGGAGCAGGGCCTGGACGTGCGGGTCAGCGGCCGGCGTGCCGAGGGTGTGGAGCACCTGGTCAAGCGCGGCGCGCAGTTCATCCCCGGCGACCTGGGCGATGCCGAGCTGGCCCGGCGCCTGTGCCAGGGCGTCGAGGCGGTGGTGCATTGCGCAGGCGCGGTGGGCAGTTGGGGGCGCTATCAGGACTTCCATCAGGGCAACGTGGTAGTTACCGAAAACATCGTCGAGGGGTGCCTGAAGGAACATGTGCGCCGCCTGGTGCACTTGTCTTCGCCGTCGATCTACTTCAACGGCCGGTCGCGCCTGGATGTCCGGGAAGACCAGGTTCCGCGCCGCTTCCATGGCCACTATGCGCTGACCAAGCACCTGGCCGAGCAGAAAGTGTTCGGTGCCCAGGAGTTCGGCCTGGAAGTGCTGGCGCTGCGCCCGCGCTTCGTCACCGGGGCAGGGGATGCGAGCCTCTTCCCACGCTTGATGCAGATGCAGCGCAAGGGCCGTGTGGCGATCATCGGCAATGGTCTGAACAAGGTCGACTTCACCAGCGTGCACAACCTCAACGAAGCGCTGCTCAGTGCGCTGTTCGCCGACGACCGTGCCCTGGGTCAGGCCTACAACATCAGCAACGGTCACCCTCTGCCGTTGTGGGATGTGGTGAACTACGTCATGCGGCAAATGCACCTGCCGCAGGTTACCCGTTACCGTTCCTACGGCCTGGCCTACAGCCTGGCGGCACTGAACGAGGGGGCGTGCATGCTCTGGCCCGGGCGCCCGCAGCCAACCTTGTCGCGCCTGGGGATGCAGGTGATGAGCCGCGATTTCACCCTGGACATCAGCCGTGCCCGGCAGTATCTGGACTACCAGCCCAAGGTCAGCCTGTGGACGGCGCTGGATGAATTCTGCGCCTGGTGGAAGCACCAGCCGCTTGGCCAGTGA
- a CDS encoding LysR family transcriptional regulator ArgP, whose amino-acid sequence MFDYKLLAALAAVIEQGGFERAAQVLGLSQSAISQRIKLLEARVGQPVLVRAAPPSPTEVGRQLLNHVQQVRLLERDLQRQVPALDEEGMPERLRIALNADSLATWWAGAVGAFCAEHQLLTDLVVEDQEVGLKRMRAGDVAACLCGSERPVAGARSLPLGAMRYRALASPGFMARYFPRGFEVQRLARTPAIVYGPDDFLQHRYLASLGIQDGFLHHLCPSSEGFLRMTEAGLGWGLVPELQAREQLANGKLVEICADTPIDVPLYWHHWRNGGQLLAQLTEHLRHTARHWLVPL is encoded by the coding sequence ATGTTCGACTACAAGCTGCTGGCCGCCCTCGCGGCGGTGATCGAGCAAGGCGGGTTCGAGCGCGCCGCGCAGGTGCTGGGGCTGTCGCAATCGGCCATCTCCCAACGTATCAAACTGCTCGAAGCACGGGTCGGCCAGCCGGTGCTGGTGCGCGCCGCGCCGCCGAGCCCGACCGAGGTGGGCCGCCAGTTGCTCAACCATGTGCAGCAGGTGCGCCTGCTCGAGCGTGACCTGCAACGCCAGGTCCCGGCCTTGGATGAGGAGGGCATGCCCGAGCGCCTGCGCATCGCCCTCAACGCCGATAGCCTGGCGACCTGGTGGGCCGGCGCGGTGGGCGCATTCTGCGCCGAGCATCAGTTGTTGACCGACTTGGTTGTGGAAGACCAGGAGGTTGGCCTCAAGCGAATGCGCGCAGGTGACGTGGCGGCGTGCCTGTGCGGCAGCGAGCGACCGGTGGCGGGGGCACGTAGCCTGCCGTTGGGGGCCATGCGCTACCGGGCGCTGGCCAGCCCAGGGTTCATGGCGCGGTATTTCCCACGGGGGTTCGAGGTACAGCGCCTGGCCCGTACGCCGGCCATCGTCTATGGCCCGGACGATTTCCTGCAGCATCGTTACCTGGCTTCGCTGGGGATTCAGGACGGCTTCCTGCACCACCTGTGCCCATCTTCCGAAGGCTTCCTGCGCATGACCGAGGCCGGCCTGGGCTGGGGCCTGGTGCCCGAGTTGCAGGCCCGCGAGCAATTGGCCAACGGGAAACTGGTGGAAATCTGCGCCGATACTCCCATCGACGTGCCTTTGTACTGGCATCATTGGCGCAATGGCGGGCAATTGCTCGCGCAACTGACCGAGCATTTGCGGCATACGGCACGGCACTGGCTGGTGCCCTTGTAG
- a CDS encoding LysE/ArgO family amino acid transporter — protein MWQSYLNGMLVAFGLIMAIGAQNAFVLAQSLRREHHLPVALLCIVCDAILVAAGVFGLATVLAHNPTLLAIARWGGAVFLIWYGAKALRSACSKQSLQHQEGQGMRSRRAVLLSALAVTLLNPHVYLDTVLLIGSLGAQQTVPGAYVAGAASASALWFTTLAVGAAWLAPWLARPTTWRMLDLMVAVMMFAVAAQLIFT, from the coding sequence ATGTGGCAAAGCTATTTGAACGGCATGTTGGTGGCCTTCGGCCTGATCATGGCCATCGGTGCGCAGAACGCCTTCGTTCTCGCCCAGAGCCTTCGGCGTGAACATCACCTGCCGGTGGCGTTATTGTGCATCGTCTGTGACGCCATACTGGTGGCGGCCGGGGTATTCGGCCTGGCCACGGTGCTGGCGCACAACCCGACGCTGCTGGCCATCGCTCGCTGGGGCGGCGCGGTGTTCCTGATCTGGTATGGCGCCAAGGCGTTGCGCAGCGCCTGTTCGAAACAGAGCCTGCAACACCAGGAAGGCCAAGGCATGCGCTCGCGCCGCGCAGTGCTGCTCAGTGCCCTGGCAGTGACGCTGCTCAACCCCCATGTGTACCTGGACACCGTGCTGCTAATTGGCTCGCTGGGCGCCCAGCAGACCGTGCCCGGCGCCTATGTGGCCGGTGCCGCCAGTGCCTCGGCACTGTGGTTCACCACCCTGGCAGTTGGCGCGGCGTGGCTGGCGCCCTGGCTGGCCCGTCCCACTACCTGGCGCATGCTCGACCTGATGGTGGCGGTAATGATGTTCGCCGTGGCGGCCCAGTTGATCTTTACCTGA
- a CDS encoding superoxide dismutase: protein MAFELPPLPYAHDALQPHISKETLEYHHDKHHNTYVVNLNNLVPGTEFEGKTLEEIVKTSSGGIFNNAAQVWNHTFYWNCLAPNAGGQPTGALAEAINAAFGSFDKFKEEFTKTSVGTFGSGWGWLVKKADGSLALASTIGAGCPLTSGDTPLLTCDVWEHAYYIDYRNLRPKYVEAFWNLVNWKFVAEQFEGKTFTA from the coding sequence ATGGCTTTTGAATTGCCGCCGCTGCCATACGCCCACGATGCTCTGCAGCCGCACATCTCCAAGGAAACCCTGGAGTATCACCACGACAAGCACCACAACACCTATGTCGTGAACCTGAACAACCTGGTCCCAGGCACCGAATTCGAAGGCAAGACCCTGGAAGAGATCGTCAAGACCTCTTCGGGCGGCATCTTCAACAACGCCGCTCAAGTCTGGAACCATACCTTCTACTGGAACTGCCTGGCGCCAAACGCCGGTGGCCAACCGACCGGTGCCCTGGCTGAAGCCATCAACGCCGCTTTCGGTTCCTTCGACAAGTTCAAGGAAGAGTTCACCAAGACTTCGGTGGGCACCTTCGGTTCCGGCTGGGGCTGGCTGGTTAAGAAAGCTGACGGTTCCCTGGCCCTGGCCAGCACCATCGGCGCCGGCTGCCCGCTGACCAGCGGCGACACCCCGCTGCTGACCTGCGACGTCTGGGAACACGCCTACTACATCGACTACCGCAACCTGCGTCCGAAGTACGTCGAGGCGTTCTGGAACCTGGTCAACTGGAAGTTCGTTGCCGAGCAGTTCGAAGGCAAGACCTTCACGGCCTGA
- a CDS encoding putative bifunctional diguanylate cyclase/phosphodiesterase: MKLELRNSLSVKLLRVVLLSALAVGVVLSCAQIVYDTYKTRQAVNNDAQRILDMFRDPSTQAVYSLDREMGMQVMEGLFQDESVRQASIGHPNETMLAEKSRPLQDMSMRWLTDLILGQERTYTTQLVGRGPYSEYYGDLSITLDTASYGEDFLVNAIIIFVSGVLRALAMGLVLYLVYHWLLTKPLSKIIEHLTQINPDRPSQHQIPLLKGHEKNELGIWVNTANQLLASIERNTHLRHEAENSLQRMAQYDFLTGLPNRQQLQEQLDKILADGARLQHRVAVLCVGLDDFKGINEQFSYQVGDQLLLALADRLRAHSGRLGALARLGGDQFALVQANIEQPYEAAELAQSILDDLEAPFGLDHQQIRLRATIGITLFPEDGDSTEKLLQKAEQTMTLAKARSRNRYQFYIASVDSEMRRRRELEKDLREALPRNQFYLVYQPQISYRDHRVVGVEALLRWQHPELGMVPPDQFIPLAEQNGSIISIGEWVLDQACRQLREWHDMGFSELRMAVNLSTVQLHHNELPRVVNNLLQAYRLPTRSLELEVTETGLMEDISTAAQHLLSLRRSGAMIAIDDFGTGYSSLSYLKSLPLDKIKIDKSFVQDLLDDDDDATIVRAIIQLGKSLGMQVIAEGVETAEQESYIIAQGCHEGQGYHYSKPLSARELTHFLKQAQRNQVSVL; this comes from the coding sequence TTGAAGCTGGAATTGCGCAACAGCTTGTCGGTCAAGTTGCTCAGGGTCGTGCTCCTTTCGGCGCTGGCGGTCGGTGTCGTGCTCAGTTGCGCGCAGATCGTCTACGACACCTACAAGACCCGCCAGGCCGTCAACAATGACGCCCAGCGCATCCTCGACATGTTCCGAGATCCCTCGACCCAGGCGGTGTACAGCCTCGATAGGGAAATGGGCATGCAAGTGATGGAAGGCCTGTTCCAGGACGAATCGGTACGCCAGGCCTCCATCGGCCATCCCAACGAAACCATGCTTGCCGAAAAATCACGCCCGCTGCAGGACATGTCCATGCGCTGGCTTACCGACCTGATTCTGGGTCAAGAACGCACCTACACCACCCAGTTGGTCGGCCGCGGCCCTTACAGCGAGTATTACGGCGACTTGAGCATCACCCTCGACACCGCCTCCTACGGTGAAGACTTCCTGGTCAACGCCATCATCATCTTCGTGTCCGGCGTGCTGCGTGCCCTGGCCATGGGCCTGGTGCTTTACCTGGTCTACCACTGGCTGCTGACCAAACCCCTGTCGAAGATCATCGAACACCTCACCCAGATCAACCCCGACCGGCCCAGCCAGCACCAGATCCCGCTGCTCAAGGGGCACGAGAAGAATGAACTGGGCATATGGGTCAACACCGCCAACCAGTTGCTGGCCTCGATCGAACGTAACACCCACTTGCGCCACGAGGCCGAGAACAGCCTGCAGCGCATGGCCCAGTACGACTTCCTCACCGGGCTGCCCAACCGCCAGCAATTACAGGAGCAGCTCGACAAGATCCTCGCCGACGGTGCCCGCTTGCAGCACCGTGTGGCCGTGTTGTGCGTGGGGCTGGACGACTTCAAGGGTATCAACGAGCAGTTCAGCTACCAGGTGGGCGACCAGCTTCTGCTCGCCCTGGCCGACCGCTTGCGCGCTCACAGCGGCCGCCTGGGTGCCCTGGCGCGCCTGGGCGGCGACCAGTTCGCCCTGGTCCAGGCCAACATCGAGCAGCCCTACGAAGCAGCAGAGCTGGCCCAGAGCATCCTTGACGACCTTGAAGCGCCATTCGGCCTCGACCACCAGCAGATACGCCTGCGCGCCACCATCGGCATCACCTTGTTCCCGGAGGATGGTGACAGCACCGAGAAGCTGCTGCAGAAGGCCGAGCAGACCATGACCTTGGCCAAGGCCCGTTCGCGCAACCGCTACCAGTTCTACATTGCCAGTGTCGACAGCGAAATGCGCCGGCGCCGCGAGCTGGAAAAAGACCTGCGCGAAGCCTTGCCGCGCAACCAGTTCTACCTCGTATACCAACCGCAGATCAGCTACCGCGACCACCGCGTGGTCGGTGTCGAAGCCTTGCTGCGCTGGCAGCACCCGGAGCTGGGCATGGTCCCGCCCGACCAGTTCATCCCGCTGGCCGAGCAGAATGGCAGCATCATCAGCATCGGCGAATGGGTGCTCGACCAGGCCTGTCGGCAACTGCGCGAATGGCACGACATGGGCTTCAGCGAGCTGCGCATGGCAGTCAACCTTTCCACCGTGCAGCTTCACCACAACGAACTGCCACGGGTGGTCAACAACCTGCTGCAGGCCTACCGCCTGCCCACCCGCAGCCTGGAGCTGGAGGTGACGGAAACCGGCCTGATGGAAGATATCAGCACCGCCGCCCAGCACCTGCTCAGCCTGCGCCGCTCGGGGGCGATGATTGCCATCGATGACTTCGGCACCGGTTACTCGTCGCTGAGCTACCTGAAATCGCTGCCACTGGACAAGATCAAGATCGACAAAAGCTTCGTCCAGGACCTGCTGGACGACGATGACGACGCCACCATCGTTCGCGCCATCATCCAGCTGGGCAAGAGCCTGGGCATGCAGGTGATCGCCGAGGGTGTGGAAACTGCCGAGCAGGAAAGCTACATCATTGCTCAGGGCTGCCACGAAGGTCAGGGCTACCACTACAGCAAGCCGTTGTCAGCGCGCGAGCTGACCCATTTCCTCAAGCAGGCGCAGCGCAATCAGGTGTCGGTGCTGTAA
- a CDS encoding imelysin family protein, with the protein MIRMPLASASLLAIAIALAGCGEGKDDKAAAPQAQAPAAASTTAAAPGAVDEAAGKAVVKHYTDMVYTVYSDSLSTAKTLQSAVDAFLAKPNDDTLKAAKAAWAAARVPYLQSEAFRFGNTIIDDWEGQVNAWPLDEGLIDYVDKSYEHALGNPAASANIIANTEIQVGEEKVDVKDITPEKLASLNELGGSEANVATGYHAIEFLLWGQDLNGTGPGAGARPASDYLEGKGATGGHNERRRAYLKAVTDLLVKDLEEMVGNWAPNVADNYRATLEAEPVADGLRKMLFGMGSLSLGELAGERMKVSLEANSPEDEQDCFSDNTHYSHFYDAKGIRNVYLGEYTRVDGTKLTGPSLSSLVAKADPAADAALKADLENTEAKIQVIVDHALKGEHYDQLIAADNAAGNQIVRDAIASLVKQTGAIEQAAGKLGIANLNPDTADHEF; encoded by the coding sequence ATGATTCGAATGCCTCTGGCCTCCGCCAGTCTGCTGGCCATCGCCATCGCCCTCGCCGGTTGCGGCGAAGGCAAGGATGACAAGGCTGCCGCCCCGCAAGCTCAGGCACCTGCTGCCGCCAGCACCACCGCTGCGGCGCCTGGGGCTGTCGATGAAGCGGCCGGCAAGGCCGTGGTCAAGCATTACACCGACATGGTCTATACCGTGTACAGCGACTCGCTGAGCACCGCCAAGACCCTGCAAAGCGCCGTCGACGCGTTCCTCGCCAAGCCCAACGACGACACCTTGAAAGCCGCCAAGGCTGCCTGGGCCGCCGCACGCGTCCCTTACCTGCAGAGTGAGGCGTTCCGCTTCGGCAACACCATCATCGACGACTGGGAAGGCCAGGTGAACGCCTGGCCCCTGGACGAAGGCCTGATCGACTACGTCGACAAGAGCTACGAGCACGCCCTGGGCAACCCCGCGGCCAGCGCCAACATCATCGCCAACACCGAGATCCAGGTCGGCGAAGAGAAGGTCGACGTCAAGGACATCACGCCCGAGAAGCTGGCCAGCCTGAACGAACTGGGCGGCTCCGAAGCCAACGTCGCCACCGGCTACCACGCCATCGAATTCCTGCTGTGGGGCCAGGACCTCAACGGCACCGGCCCTGGCGCGGGTGCTCGCCCGGCTTCGGACTACCTCGAAGGCAAAGGCGCCACCGGCGGCCACAACGAGCGTCGCCGCGCCTATCTGAAGGCCGTGACCGACCTGCTGGTGAAAGACCTCGAAGAGATGGTCGGTAACTGGGCACCGAACGTCGCCGACAACTACCGCGCCACCCTGGAAGCCGAACCCGTGGCCGACGGCCTGCGCAAGATGCTGTTCGGCATGGGCAGCCTGTCGCTGGGCGAACTGGCCGGCGAGCGCATGAAAGTCTCGCTGGAAGCCAACTCGCCGGAAGACGAGCAGGACTGCTTCAGCGACAACACCCACTACTCGCACTTCTACGACGCCAAGGGTATCCGCAACGTCTACCTGGGCGAGTACACCCGTGTCGACGGCACCAAGCTGACCGGCCCGAGCCTGTCGTCGCTGGTGGCCAAGGCCGACCCGGCAGCCGACGCAGCCCTGAAGGCCGACCTGGAAAACACCGAAGCGAAGATCCAGGTGATCGTCGACCACGCCCTCAAGGGTGAGCACTACGACCAGCTGATCGCCGCCGACAACGCTGCCGGCAACCAGATCGTGCGTGATGCCATCGCTTCGCTGGTCAAGCAGACCGGTGCCATCGAGCAGGCTGCTGGCAAGCTGGGTATTGCCAACCTGAACCCGGATACCGCCGATCACGAATTCTGA
- a CDS encoding di-heme oxidoredictase family protein: MSSSLSRLSPLLLALALAACDDAPRFTQAEPGEALSAGQATVQRSDRNAFSLPSANLTPERRLDFAVGNSFFRNPWVIAPSTTTARDGLGPLFNTNACQNCHVRDGRGHPPEPGDSNAVSMLVRLSIPDQPYLAKQIERLGVVPEPVYGTQLQDMAIPGVEPEGKVRVSYTTQTVNFKDGHPVELRRPALQITQLGYGPMHPDTRFSARVAPPMIGLGLLEAIPEADILANEDPDDRNRDGIRGRANRVWDDAQGKTVVGRFGWKAGQPNVKQQNVHAFAGDMGLTSTLQPKDDCTQAQTACLAAPNGDGAGDEKEVSDNILRLVTFYTRNLGVPARRDVGAPQVLAGKNLFFQAGCQGCHTPQFTTARDAAEPELAGQVIRPYSDLLLHDMGPGLADERTEFAANGQDWRTPPLWGIGLTEAVSGHTQYLHDGRARNLLEAVLWHGGEAQAARDHVLTFNAEQRAALLAFLNSL; encoded by the coding sequence ATGTCCTCGTCGCTGTCCCGACTCTCTCCCCTGCTGCTGGCCCTCGCCCTCGCTGCCTGTGACGACGCCCCGCGTTTCACTCAGGCCGAGCCGGGCGAAGCGTTGTCGGCTGGCCAGGCAACCGTACAGCGCAGCGACCGTAATGCCTTTTCCCTGCCCTCGGCCAACCTGACGCCAGAGCGTCGCCTGGACTTCGCCGTGGGCAACAGCTTCTTCCGTAACCCTTGGGTGATCGCCCCGTCCACCACCACTGCACGTGACGGCCTAGGCCCGCTGTTCAACACCAACGCCTGCCAGAACTGCCACGTGCGCGACGGCCGCGGCCATCCGCCCGAGCCTGGCGACAGCAACGCGGTATCGATGTTGGTGCGTCTGTCCATTCCCGACCAGCCGTACCTGGCCAAACAGATCGAGCGCCTGGGCGTGGTCCCCGAGCCGGTCTATGGCACCCAGCTGCAAGACATGGCCATCCCCGGTGTAGAACCCGAGGGCAAGGTGCGCGTGAGCTACACCACCCAAACCGTCAACTTCAAGGACGGTCACCCAGTCGAATTGCGCCGCCCTGCCCTGCAGATCACCCAGCTCGGCTACGGGCCGATGCACCCCGATACCCGCTTCTCGGCCCGCGTGGCGCCACCGATGATCGGCTTGGGCTTGCTCGAAGCCATTCCCGAGGCCGACATCCTGGCCAACGAAGACCCCGACGATCGCAACCGCGACGGCATTCGCGGCCGCGCCAACCGGGTGTGGGACGACGCCCAGGGCAAGACCGTGGTCGGCCGCTTCGGCTGGAAGGCCGGGCAGCCCAACGTCAAGCAACAGAACGTGCATGCCTTTGCCGGCGACATGGGCCTGACCAGCACCCTGCAACCCAAGGACGACTGCACCCAGGCGCAAACCGCCTGCCTGGCAGCGCCCAATGGCGATGGTGCCGGCGACGAGAAGGAAGTCAGCGACAACATCCTGCGCCTGGTGACTTTCTACACCCGCAACCTCGGCGTGCCTGCCCGCCGTGACGTGGGTGCGCCGCAAGTGCTGGCCGGCAAGAACCTGTTCTTCCAGGCCGGCTGCCAGGGCTGCCACACCCCGCAGTTCACCACCGCCCGAGACGCCGCCGAACCGGAACTGGCCGGGCAGGTGATCCGCCCCTACAGCGACCTGCTGCTGCACGACATGGGCCCCGGTCTTGCCGACGAGCGTACCGAATTCGCCGCCAACGGCCAGGACTGGCGCACACCGCCGTTGTGGGGTATCGGCCTTACCGAGGCGGTCAGTGGCCACACCCAGTATCTGCATGACGGCCGCGCCCGCAACCTGCTCGAAGCCGTGCTCTGGCACGGCGGTGAAGCCCAGGCGGCGCGCGACCATGTATTGACCTTCAATGCCGAACAGCGCGCCGCGCTGCTGGCGTTCCTGAACTCACTTTAA